The genomic DNA ttgtttttgtattttATCACCTTCAAAAATTATGTAACTCGTTATCATCAAAAGCCGAAAAGCACTCGAGGGTTGTTTAAAATCTGCTCTGTTTCGGGAAGACTCGTTACAAGCTAAACCCGCCCTCGCCTTTTGCGATAAAACAGCTTGGCTTACATCAGGCTAAAACTTTTGTTTACTGTTCTGAAACAATTACATCTTGAGTGTCTGGTTTCACGATGCGACAAGACGCCACCAGCAACAGATAAAAATGTGACGGCACAACGAAGAGCACTGCCCTTTTGAATTGCGATAGAGGCTTTAATCATATTACAGGAATAATGTCTCATGATCGTACTGCCCCGAAGAATAGTATCGAACACAGTCGTAAGAGGAAGAGTAACGCTTCTCTTAAGGCAGCCGCCCATCTTCACAATAACAACTACACGGATCACTATATCCACACAGGCGCTCTACCACAAAAAAATGTGAGGAACACAGATAACCCTGTTGAAGGATACCCtaaccttcaaaagctgtttCGCctgaaagagaagcaaattGCAAATCATTCATCAGCGCCTTATGGTTGCAGGTTGGATATCGATGAGATGGTGCCAACCCTGAAGAATTGGATACACAATGAAAAAATAGTATTTGATGTTGTTATGATTGGGTGCTTAACAGACAACCAATTCATATACCCATTGCTCACAGGACTTCCTATCGACAAGCTAATTTCAAAGCCAGGATTCTTATTCATATGGGGTAGcgctcaaaaaataaacGAGCTGACGCGGCTGTTACAGAACGACGGATGGGCCAAGAAGTTTAGAAAAAGTGAAGAGCTTGTCTTTATACCTATTGACAAGAAGTCACCGTTTTACCCTGGTCTTGATAATGATGACCAAGTGCTATTTGAAAAGATGCAATGGCACTGCTGGATGTGTATAACGGGCACAGTTCGTCGTGCTACTGACGGTCATTTAATACACTGCAATGTTGATACCGACTTGAGTATCGAAACAGAAAGCACTCGCAAGAGCGCTATACCATCTCACCTCTACAAAGTTGCTGAaaacttttcaacagcGACAAGGCGACTACATATCATTCCTGCAAGAACAGGTACTGAAACCCCTGTAAAAGTGAGACCTGGATGGGTGATAATGAGTCCTGACGTGATGCTAAACAACTTCGATTCTAAGCGTTATCGAGAAGACATAAATAAAGTTGGCGCACACCTTCCAATAAGGAATGAAATCGAACTGttgaggccaaaaagtCCCGTACAGAAGAGAAACTCTTAGCTTTGGTCGATTCCCGAAGCCGAGGGAATGACCCGAACGGCCAGTGGGAGAAGTCGCAATGTTTTTATTCTATACTTAATGCATAATCGCTATTCAGATACACGAAGTGGGCAACATGTTTATTTGAACCACTTAGGGACGCCTTCCTTGATTGGTCCCAAAAGTCCTTTCTGTTTGGGGACGTATTCAATACGGTGATAAGCGTTGATGTTCTTTCTTAAGACAATTTGGAAGC from Lachancea thermotolerans CBS 6340 chromosome F complete sequence includes the following:
- the KAR4 gene encoding Kar4p (similar to uniprot|P25583 Saccharomyces cerevisiae YCL055W KAR4 Transcription factor required for induction of KAR3 and CIK1 during mating also required during meiosis exists in two forms a slower-migrating form more abundant during vegetative growth and a faster- migrating form induced by pheromone): MSHDRTAPKNSIEHSRKRKSNASLKAAAHLHNNNYTDHYIHTGALPQKNVRNTDNPVEGYPNLQKLFRLKEKQIANHSSAPYGCRLDIDEMVPTLKNWIHNEKIVFDVVMIGCLTDNQFIYPLLTGLPIDKLISKPGFLFIWGSAQKINELTRLLQNDGWAKKFRKSEELVFIPIDKKSPFYPGLDNDDQVLFEKMQWHCWMCITGTVRRATDGHLIHCNVDTDLSIETESTRKSAIPSHLYKVAENFSTATRRLHIIPARTGTETPVKVRPGWVIMSPDVMLNNFDSKRYREDINKVGAHLPIRNEIELLRPKSPVQKRNS